One part of the Prunus persica cultivar Lovell chromosome G5, Prunus_persica_NCBIv2, whole genome shotgun sequence genome encodes these proteins:
- the LOC18775920 gene encoding bZIP transcription factor 16 encodes MGSSEMDKPAKEKEKESKTTPASTQEQSATTSAGTVNPDWSGFQAYSPIPPHGFLASSPQAHPYMWGVQHIMPPYGTPPHPYVAMYPHSGLYAHPSMPPGSYPFSPFAMPSPNGIVEASGNTPGSMEADGKPSEVKEKLPIKRSKGSLGSLNMITGKNNEPGKTSGASANGVHSKSAESASEGTSEGSDANSQSDSQLKSGGRQDSLEGDASQNGSSAHGSQNGAPNTHSMLNQTMAIMPITAAGAPGAVPGPATNLNIGMDYWGAPPSSGVPAMRGKVPTTPVTGGLVTAGSRDSVQSQLWLQDERELKRQRRKQSNRESARRSRLRKQAECDELAQRAELLKEENATLRSEVSRIRSEYEQLLSENASLKEKLGEIPGHEDPRSARSEQKLSNDTKQIAQTEVHGGQ; translated from the exons ATGGGTAGCAGCGAGATGGATAAACCTgctaaagagaaagagaaggagtCGAAGACAACACCTGCTAGTACGCAG GAGCAGTCTGCGACCACTAGTGCTGGCACTGTTAATCCTGACTGGTCGGGATTTCAG GCGTATTCTCCTATACCTCCACATGGTTTTTTGGCATCAAGTCCTCAAGCTCACCCATATATGTGGGGTGTTCAG CATATTATGCCTCCATATGGTACCCCTCCACATCCGTATGTTGCCATGTATCCCCATAGTGGCTTATATGCTCATCCATCCATGCCTCCG GGATCTTATCCTTTTAGCCCATTTGCTATGCCTTCTCCAAATGGTATTGTAGAAGCTTCT GGTAACACACCTGGAAGCATGGAAGCAGATGGTAAGCCCTCTGAGGTGAAGGAAAAATTACCCATAAAAAGATCAAAAGGAAGCTTGGGCAGTTTAAATATGATTACAGGGAAGAATAACGAGCCTGGGAAGACATCAGGAGCCTCTGCTAATGGAGTTCACTCTAAAAG TGCTGAGAGTGCCAGTGAAGGTACAAGTGAAGGAAGTGATGCAAATTCTCAGAGT GACTCACAACTCAAGTCAGGGGGCAGGCAAGATTCTTTGGAAG GTGATGCATCTCAGAATGGCAGCTCTGCACATGGTTCACAGAACGGAGCACCAAATACTCATAGTATGTTGAATCAAACAATGGCCATCATGCCAATAACGGCTGCTGGTGCTCCTGGTGCTGTTCCTGGTCCTGCAACCAACTTAAATATTGGGATGGACTATTGGGGTGCTCCACCTTCTTCTGGTGTGCCTGCAATGCGTGGGAAGGTTCCCACTACTCCAGTAACAGGAGGATTAGTTACTGCTGGGTCTCGGGATAGTGTTCAGTCACAGCTTTGGTTACAA GATGAGAGAGAGCTTAAAAGACAGCGAAGAAAGCAGTCAAATAGGGAATCGGCTCGTCGATCTAGGTTGCGCAAGCAG GCGGAATGTGATGAGCTGGCCCAGCGTGCTGAATTATTGAAAGAAGAGAATGCCACTCTTAGATCAGAAGTTAGCCGGATCAGGAGCGAGTATGAGCAGCTGCTCTCGGAGAATGCATCTCTGAAG GAGAAGCTTGGAGAAATTCCTGGGCACGAAGATCCAAGGTCTGCCAGAAGTGAGCAAAAATTGAGCAATGACACTAAACAGATTGCACAAACAGAAGTGCATGGAGGCCAGTAG
- the LOC18776074 gene encoding putative polyol transporter 1 — MTDHRAEANAVSGQPLLKKKPKRNLYAIGCAILASMTSILLGYDIGVMSGASIYIQEDLKITDVEVEILIGILNLYSLIGSAAAGRTSDWIGRRYTIVFAGAIFFTGALLMGFATNFAFLMVGRFVAGIGVGYALMIAPVYNAEVSPASSRGALTSFPEVESDAVFSSTCFKRIFMYKLQEPCRELWSTGSTPPSLTELLMNSDPFVLCQLLALLKGSAALINPSGERAGFFGTELSLSFSQCSTKGISRSNDKSKRRSNSKSTEKKKNK; from the coding sequence ATGACTGACCATAGAGCTGAAGCCAACGCCGTTTCCGGCCAGCCCCTGCTCAAGAAGAAGCCCAAAAGAAACCTGTACGCCATCGGTTGCGCCATTTTGGCTTCCATGACTTCAATCTTGCTGGGCTACGATATTGGTGTGATGAGTGGAGCTTCAATCTACATACAAGAGGACCTGAAAATCACGGACGTGGAAGTTGAGATCCTCATCGGGATTCTGAACCTCTACTCGCTCATCGGCTCCGCCGCCGCCGGCAGAACGTCTGACTGGATTGGCCGCCGGTACACTATCGTTTTCGCCGGAGCCATATTCTTCACCGGAGCTCTCCTCATGGGCTTCGCCACCAACTTCGCCTTCCTCATGGTCGGTCGGTTCGTCGCTGGAATCGGCGTCGGCTACGCCCTCATGATCGCTCCGGTCTACAACGCCGAGGTCTCTCCGGCGTCGTCTCGCGGCGCTCTCACGTCTTTCCCGGAGGTGGAATCTGATGCTGTGTTTTCCAGCACCTGTTTCAAAAGGATTTTCATGTACAAACTTCAGGAGCCATGCCGTGAGTTGTGGTCAACAGGGTCAACACCACCATCGCTAACAGAGCTGCTGATGAACAGTGACCCATTTGTACTGTGCCAGTTGCTTGCTCTTTTGAAAGGTTCTGCTGCACTCATCAATCCAAGTGGAGAGAGGGCAGGATTCTTTGGGACGGAGCtgtcactttctttttctcagtGCTCAACAAAAGGAATATCACGCAGCAAtgataaaagtaaaagaagaTCCAACAGCAAATCCaccgaaaaaaagaaaaataaataa